Genomic segment of Desulfitibacter sp. BRH_c19:
TCCTTGCGGGAGATCATTTGAAATCTGCTAAGGATGTTGGAGTTCCCCTTGTAGGTGTAGGTATTCTCTGGAAGAAGGATTACACAACACAATTAATTGGTGATGATGGAAGACCCTACGATCTTTATCCGAATCATGAGTTTCCTACAGTAAAGGATACAGGTAAATCTGTACAGGTCAGAGTTCGTGGTATGGATGTTACTTGTAAAATAATGATGGTTGATGTGTACGGAAATGTCCCATTATATCTCCTTGATACAAACTTTGAAGGTAATGAAGAACATAGCTGGATAACAAGCAAACTCTATGGTGGCGTGGATCAGGATAGGGTTGCTCAGGAAATAGTTCTTGGAATAGGGGGCCTAAGAGCACTTAGAGCCCTTGGCATAGAGATAGATATATATCATTTTAATGAAGGGCATGCTGTATTTGCAGGTCTAGAATTAATAAGAGAAAAGATGAATGATGGAATGTCTTTTCACGATGCATGGAATAAGAGTCGCGAGGAGATTGTTTTTACAACCCATACCCCTGTTGAAGCAGGCAATGAGGTCCATGCTCATGACTTGCTGCAGCATATGGAGGCATATAATGGACTTACATACGAGCAGATGAGTGAACTTGGCGGTAATCCTTTTAATATGACTGTTGCAGCACTTCGACTTTCATCAATAGCAAATGGTGTATCAAAGCTCCATGGACGCACAGCTCGGAAAATGTGGAAACATGTGGATAGTTCTGCCGAGATTATCTCGATTACAAATGGAGTTCATCCACCCACCTGGCAAAGTTCAGAAATTCGTAATGCCTGGGAAAAAGGCGAAGACCTTTGGAAACCTCATATGATTTTAAAGAAGAAATTGTTAGATTATGTTAAAGAGACTACTGGTGCAAATATGGAGCTAGATAGACTTACTATAAGCTTTGCTAGAAGGGCTGCGCCCTATAAAAGAAGTGAACTAATTTTCCGGGACACTAATGCTCTTGATGGCCTATTAGAGGCAGGAAAAATACAACTAATTTTTTCCGGCAAGGCACATCCAAATGACACTCTTGGAAAAGATATTATCCAACGTCTTGTACAAATGGATAAAAAGTACGAGGACAGGATAGTCTTTTTAGAAAACTATAATATGGGCATTGCAGAATTAATGGTCCAAGGTAGTGATGTGTGGCTTAACAATCCTGTCAGACCCTTAGAAGCAAGCGGTACTTCTGGAATGAAAGCTGCAATGAATGGAGTTCTGAATGTTAGTGTAATAGACGGTTGGGTAGCAGAGGGTCCCCATCATGCAGTAAATGGATGGCTCCTTGATGATGTATTACATGATGAAATAGACTACAGTAATCAAGATGAACATGATCTACGGGCTTTGTACTCTGTAATATATGATGAGATTATCCCAGTATTTTATAACAGTAAAAACCGTTGGAGTAAGATGATGAAATCAAGTATTGAGATGT
This window contains:
- a CDS encoding alpha-glucan phosphorylase, with amino-acid sequence MPQHKQLPKVAYFCMEFGLNKELPIYAGGLGILAGDHLKSAKDVGVPLVGVGILWKKDYTTQLIGDDGRPYDLYPNHEFPTVKDTGKSVQVRVRGMDVTCKIMMVDVYGNVPLYLLDTNFEGNEEHSWITSKLYGGVDQDRVAQEIVLGIGGLRALRALGIEIDIYHFNEGHAVFAGLELIREKMNDGMSFHDAWNKSREEIVFTTHTPVEAGNEVHAHDLLQHMEAYNGLTYEQMSELGGNPFNMTVAALRLSSIANGVSKLHGRTARKMWKHVDSSAEIISITNGVHPPTWQSSEIRNAWEKGEDLWKPHMILKKKLLDYVKETTGANMELDRLTISFARRAAPYKRSELIFRDTNALDGLLEAGKIQLIFSGKAHPNDTLGKDIIQRLVQMDKKYEDRIVFLENYNMGIAELMVQGSDVWLNNPVRPLEASGTSGMKAAMNGVLNVSVIDGWVAEGPHHAVNGWLLDDVLHDEIDYSNQDEHDLRALYSVIYDEIIPVFYNSKNRWSKMMKSSIEMSHYNFSSDRMVKQYYDLIYAKE